A window of the Raphanus sativus cultivar WK10039 unplaced genomic scaffold, ASM80110v3 Scaffold3800, whole genome shotgun sequence genome harbors these coding sequences:
- the LOC130506935 gene encoding uncharacterized protein LOC130506935: protein MNTSGRLKLRGVWKCTKWDNDTPACERSYALKITKDKLCDDLKMMYSYINDPHYLWYTLNNRYSEMFLHKAEKEWREIKFQNYESVNKYDSDLMRIAYTLNLFGESTTNRDKLTKTRETIHPSDAISLYHASKCTTYFDLLDKLLEIEKKKKTKAENIKQFDEILSIHKLRQEFDLSIPEAGEEQTEWTHVDNELDLFIE, encoded by the coding sequence ATGAACACTTCAGGAAGATTAAAACTCAGAGGAGTTTGGAAGTGTACCAAGTGGGATAATGATACCCCTGCGTGTGAGAGGTCGTATGCCCTCAAGATCACGAAGGATAAACTCTGTGATGATCTAAAAATGATGTACAGCTACATCAATGATCCACATTATCTCTGGTATACATTGAACAATAGATACTCAGAAATGTTCTTGCATAAAGCAGAAAAAGAATGGCGAGAAATAAAGTTCCAGAATTATGAATCTGTGAACAAGTATGACTCTGACCTTATGAGAATCGCCTACACTCTCAACCTATTTGGAGAGTCGACAACCAACAGGGATAAGCTCACCAAGACTCGTGAGACTATCCATCCGAGTGATGCGATATCTTTATATCACGCCAGTAAGTGTACTACTTACTTTGATCTACTCGACAAACTGTTGGAAattgagaagaaaaagaaaacaaaggcaGAGAACATCAAGCAATTTGATGAGATCTTAAGCATACATAAGCTGAGACAAGAGTTTGATTTGAGTATTCCTGAAGCTGGAGAAGAACAAACCGAGTGGACTCATGTAGATAATGAGCTTGATCTATTCATTGAATAA